A genomic stretch from Setaria viridis chromosome 1, Setaria_viridis_v4.0, whole genome shotgun sequence includes:
- the LOC117848033 gene encoding protein PAT1 homolog, with protein MESGNTKFDASQYAFFGNNAVEEVDLGGLDDDDGDTAFVEHGDEEYPLYGRDNILEDEGVGSFTDVDDLAGTFSKLTRIVNEPKQPGIVGHRGSVSRQSSNADWVQETGSSYWPAQPVLDTDHGLDKKNWWSQPPHSVDFMDSRLHRTSSSPHQDAQYNHAEPILGAKPSPLHRTSSYPQQDPQYNNTEPIPVPKSSFISYPPSGAASHSSPSQPHHMNMPSPPTAFQMPMSAQNDLPLPQFHHGGTPPGPPFGRELAHMGPMGVATKNVQQNHVLNSGQMHGNGARFMPGLMQHQLQRPNGLMPPQMQPPRQQHGMLPIQQSPPHFSQLHAQMLGPHHSPPQSMQMFGPQHPPSQVMGRFDGNFTMPDLSDPRARSMLQHGRLGQRYPHQGYEVNNMRMDNGWPRFRSKYMSTEEIENIARMQQAATHINDPYIDDYYHQACLAKKSAGAQLKHHFCPTLIRDPSSRARSKDEPHAYLQVDALGRLPFSSIRRPRPLLDVEQASAPSENTEKSASKPLDQEPMLAARITIEDGLCLLLDVDDIDRLLQFSQQQDGGLQLRNRRQALLEQLAESLQLVDPLAPNKNAPLSSYDDLVFLRIVTLPKGRKLLSRYLELVTSGSVLARIACMAVFRHLRTIFGNMPSEISAAETMTRLARAISTCVVRMELSDLSACLAAIVCSSLQPPLRPLGSPAGDWASVIIKSVLDRATVLLTDQHVASAYSVQNRALWQASFDAFFGLLTQYCMTKFDSVVHTAQLQPAAAAVISREMPVELLRASLPHTNADQRKQLLSFAQRTVPVGTHSSHGSGSGPMTSDSVPS; from the exons ATGGAATCAG GCAATACTAAATTTGATGCATCACAGTATGCTTTCTTCGGCAACAATGCCGTGGAGGAGGTTGACCTAGGTGGATTGGATGACGATGATGGTGATACTGCATTTGTTGAGCATGGTGATGAAGAGTACCCTCTCTATGGGAGGGATAATATTTTGGAG GATGAAGGGGTGGGTTCTTTTACTGACGTTGATGATCTTGCTGGAACATTCTCGAAG CTGACCAGAATTGTCAATGAACCAAAGCAACCAGGAATAGTGGGTCATAGGGGATCTGTTTCTAGACAAA GTTCTAATGCAGACTGGGTGCAAGAGACTGGCTCTTCATATTGGCCTGCGCAGCCTGTATTGGACACTGATCATGGGCTGGATAAGAAGAATTGGTGGTCCCAACCACCCCATTCAGTCGACTTCATGGACTCTAGACTTCACAGAACATCCTCATCCCCACACCAAGATGCTCAGTACAATCATGCTGAACCTATTCTTGGAGCAAAGCCATCTCCTTTGCACAGAACATCATCATACCCACAACAAGACCCTCAGTACAATAATACCGAACCAATTCCTGTGCCTAAATCATCATTCATTTCATACCCTCCATCTGGTGCAGCATCTCATTCTTCACCTAGTCAACCACATCATATGAACATGCCATCTCCTCCCACTGCTTTCCAGATGCCTATGTCCGCACAAAATGATCTACCTCTTCCCCAGTTTCACCATGGAGGTACGCCTCCAGGACCTCCATTTGGTAGGGAGCTGGCTCATATGGGTCCGATGGGTGTGGCAACAAAAAATGTGCAGCAAAATCATGTTTTAAATAGTGGACAAATGCATGGGAATGGTGCCAGGTTTATGCCAGGTTTGATGCAGCATCAATTGCAACGTCCCAATGGACTGATGCCTCCTCAAATGCAGCCACCTCGTCAACAACATGGAATGCTGCCAATACAACAGTCTCCACCTCATTTCTCACAACTGCATGCACAGATGCTTGGTCCCCATCATTCCCCACCACAAAGCATGCAAATGTTTGGTCCTCAGCATCCTCCTTCGCAAGTGAtgggtagatttgatggaaacTTCACTATGCCTGACTTGAGTGATCCAAGAGCAAGATCGATGTTGCAACATGGAAGGCTGGGACAACGATATCCTCACCAAGGTTATGAGGTCAATAATATGAGGATGGATAATGGGTGGCCACGGTTTAGATCCAAGTACATGTCCACTGAAGAAATTGAGAACATTGCAAGGATGCAGCAAGCTGCCACACACATCAATGACCCATATATTGACGATTACTACCATCAAGCTTGTTTAGCAAAAAAATCAGCAGGTGCACAACTAAAGCACCACTTCTGTCCAACCTTGATTAGAGATCCATCTTCCCGTGCACGGAGCAAGGATGAACCACATGCATACCTACAGGTTGATGCTCTTGGGAGGCTCCCATTTTCTTCAATCCGCAGGCCTCGTCCGCTTCTTGATGTTGAACAAGCCTCTGCACCAAGTGAGAACACTGAAAAATCTGCATCAAAGCCTCTTGACCAAGAACCAATGTTGGCTGCTAGGATCACTATTGAAGATGGACTTTGCCTACTACTTGATGTTGATGATATTGATCGTCTGCTGCAATTTAGCCAGCAGCAAGATGGTGGTTTGCAACTGAGAAACAGAAGACAGGCCCTCCTCGAGCAGCTTGCAGAATCACTGCAATTAGTTGATCCCCTTGCACCTAATAAGAATGCTCCTCTTTCTTCATATGATGATTTGGTGTTTCTCCGCATAGTCACTCTACCGAAGGGCCGGAAACTACTGTCCCGTTACCTTGAACTCGTGACTTCAGGCAGTGTGCTTGCAAGGATAGCTTGCATGGCAGTCTTCCGGCATCTAAGGACCATATTTGGAAATATGCCCTCTGAGATCAGTGCAGCTGAGACAATGACTAGACTTGCAAGAGCCATATCCACATGTGTTGTCCGGATGGAGTTGAGTGATCTCAGTGCTTGCCTTGCAGCTATTGTGTGTTCGTCATTGCAACCGCCTCTTCGACCCCTTGGATCCCCAGCAGGTGATTGGGCTTCTGTCATCATAAAGTCTGTACTGGACAGAGCAACAGTTCTGCTCACTGATCAGCATGTGGCTTCTGCCTACAGTGTGCAGAACAGAGCTCTATGGCAGGCATCATTTGATGCCTTCTTTGGGCTACTTACACAGTACTGCATGACTAAATTTGATAGCGTGGTTCATACTGCGCAATTGCaacctgctgcagcagcagtaATAAGCAGGGAAATGCCAGTAGAGCTTCTGCGTGCCAGCCTCCCCCATACCAATGCGGATCAGCGCAAACAGTTGCTCAGTTTTGCTCAGCGCACTGTGCCTGTTGGCACCCATAGTTCTCATGGGTCTGGTAGTGGACCCATGACTTCAGATTCTGTCCCAAGCTGA